The stretch of DNA ACAGCAACAAAGGCTACTTGCAACTGTTCTATGGTGAAAACATGGAATGCCTTCTGGAAGGACTTGACGCCATCTTTCGGCACATTGGTGTTGTACCCGACGAATTGTGGTTTGATAACACCAAAACCATCATAACAAAAGTAATTCGGGGTGGCGGACGTGAGACCACCGAACGGTTTGATCGTTTCCGGGAACACTACATTTTTCAAGCCGTATTTATGAACCCCGGTGAAGGCCATGAAAAAGGCAATGTCGAAAACAAAGTCGGTTACCAGAGGCGTAACTTTCTTGTCCCCATGCCGCACTTTCTTGCGCTTTCCGATTTCAACCGGCAGCTTCTCGACATGTGCGAGGAAGATGCCAACAGGGAGCATTACCGCCGCAATGAGACCATTGAGGAATTGTTTGCGGAAGACTTAAAACACTGCCATCCTCTTCCTGAAATCGAGTTCGACCTAAGTGGCAAAGGTAATGCTACCACCAACAACTGGGGCAAATTTTATCTGAACAAAGGGATGCACGAATACTCGGTTTCACCGAAATATGCAAATACAGTGGTTAAACTGAAACTGACATCATCGCTTGTCATCGTCATGGACGAGAACTACCGTGAAATCGTAAGACACCGTCGCCTTTACGGCGATACCAAAAAGCAGAGCATGGACTGGCTTCCATATCTCAGGCAGCTTTCCATACGTCCACGCGCATTGAAATATTCGGGTATCTATGACATGATGCCGCCTGCAATGAAACAATTCCTTGAGGGCTGCTCCAATACGGAAACAGGAAAGGTTCTTAAAGTTCTGGCAGAACTCACGGACAGAACAGGCTTTGACAGTGCGCTCAGTACCGTCAATCAGGCACTCTGTTACGGCGCATCTGATGCGGATAGCCTTAAGAACCTCTACCGGCGTATTTACGCTGATGTGCCGGAACTTCCGCCGATGCCGCTCAATTCGGAAATACCGGATGTCGGTCAGATGACAACCAACCTTATCGCTTACGATACCTTCCTGAAGAAGGGGGGTGCCGCAAATGCTTGAAGAAGAAATCATTGGCTGCTGCAAAAAACTGAAGCTGAGCCGCAATCTGGCCGATATGTCACAGACAACGGAGGGCGAATCA from Desulfoscipio gibsoniae DSM 7213 encodes:
- the istA gene encoding IS21 family transposase, which translates into the protein MDKIHDIRFRFFVKGENISQIADALHLDWKTVQKYVDMADFNKPAPKPASEQRFCPKLDPYKPTIDKWLEEDKQAPRKQRHTAKRVFNRLRKESPGFNCSYRTVASYYAVKHKELFNGAKGGFLPLEHRPGEAQVDFGTADFYENGTRLTGKYLEVSFPYSNKGYLQLFYGENMECLLEGLDAIFRHIGVVPDELWFDNTKTIITKVIRGGGRETTERFDRFREHYIFQAVFMNPGEGHEKGNVENKVGYQRRNFLVPMPHFLALSDFNRQLLDMCEEDANREHYRRNETIEELFAEDLKHCHPLPEIEFDLSGKGNATTNNWGKFYLNKGMHEYSVSPKYANTVVKLKLTSSLVIVMDENYREIVRHRRLYGDTKKQSMDWLPYLRQLSIRPRALKYSGIYDMMPPAMKQFLEGCSNTETGKVLKVLAELTDRTGFDSALSTVNQALCYGASDADSLKNLYRRIYADVPELPPMPLNSEIPDVGQMTTNLIAYDTFLKKGGAANA